In one window of Bdellovibrio bacteriovorus W DNA:
- a CDS encoding hypothetical protein (COG1807 4-amino-4-deoxy-L-arabinose transferase and related glycosyltransferases of PMT family), with product MQQLKNIWLISLVIKLVLSALIPLSADEAYYWVWSHRLQLSYFDHPPMVSWLFLLGHPFEWLGHAVRWPAVVLGHGTLLVWILILAKFFDLQKIKTWMLLVLFSPLLGFGSIIVTPDLPVIFFWSLSILFFLQIFQNQKLINYLGLGVALGLGFTAKYHIVLFVPCLLLYILAEKKWREIRWAGVLITILAGLIGCLPVLLWNYQNDFASFKFQIDHGLGANAYKFSWTTSYLLGQVLIIFPPILYFALKKHVRELRWALYFAWLPLVFFFLTSFRSLVEANWPIIAYPAVLALAASHEKIKRSLKVYIGFWGAIFALVIATLFIPSLRSLNEKIDEPYRLKELSAIVNEHQPLYANSYQVASSLWYFSKIPVFKIKDISRFDFFDTLQEATPQGTFFYLIKPENVKTPAWVFEQGFAIVKTQKTEGGFILEEYKK from the coding sequence TTGCAACAGCTTAAAAATATCTGGCTCATTAGTCTTGTTATAAAACTTGTTCTCTCGGCGCTTATTCCTTTAAGCGCCGATGAGGCCTACTACTGGGTGTGGTCCCATCGCCTTCAATTAAGTTATTTTGATCACCCGCCCATGGTGTCCTGGCTTTTTCTTCTTGGACATCCCTTTGAATGGTTGGGACACGCCGTGCGTTGGCCAGCCGTCGTTTTAGGACATGGCACTCTTTTAGTTTGGATATTAATTCTAGCTAAATTTTTTGATCTTCAAAAGATCAAAACATGGATGCTCCTAGTTCTATTCTCGCCTCTTTTGGGCTTCGGATCGATCATCGTGACTCCAGACTTACCAGTGATATTTTTCTGGTCACTCTCGATACTCTTCTTTCTGCAAATTTTTCAGAACCAAAAACTTATCAACTATCTTGGCCTTGGAGTTGCTCTAGGTTTGGGCTTCACTGCTAAGTATCACATCGTTCTTTTTGTTCCTTGTTTGCTTTTATATATTCTCGCGGAAAAGAAATGGCGCGAAATCCGATGGGCTGGCGTGCTTATCACAATTCTTGCGGGCCTCATTGGATGTTTACCTGTCCTTCTTTGGAATTACCAAAATGATTTTGCATCATTCAAATTTCAGATTGATCACGGACTCGGCGCTAATGCTTATAAATTTTCATGGACAACCAGCTACCTATTAGGACAAGTGCTGATTATCTTTCCGCCAATTTTATACTTCGCACTTAAGAAACATGTTCGCGAACTTCGCTGGGCACTTTACTTTGCATGGCTCCCGCTAGTCTTCTTCTTTCTGACGTCGTTTCGTTCTCTAGTAGAAGCAAACTGGCCGATCATTGCCTACCCTGCCGTTTTGGCCTTAGCTGCCTCTCATGAAAAAATTAAAAGATCTTTGAAGGTTTATATTGGCTTTTGGGGAGCTATCTTCGCACTTGTCATTGCAACTCTCTTCATTCCTTCACTTCGCAGTTTGAATGAAAAAATTGATGAACCCTACCGACTTAAAGAGTTAAGTGCCATTGTGAATGAACATCAACCTCTCTATGCTAATAGTTACCAAGTGGCCTCTTCTCTTTGGTACTTTAGTAAAATTCCTGTCTTTAAAATTAAAGACATCAGTCGCTTTGATTTTTTTGATACTCTACAGGAAGCCACGCCACAGGGAACATTTTTCTATTTAATTAAACCAGAAAACGTTAAGACTCCGGCTTGGGTATTTGAGCAGGGTTTTGCAATAGTCAAAACTCAAAAGACCGAAGGTGGCTTTATCTTGGAGGAATACAAAAAGTGA
- a CDS encoding DNA polymerase III alpha subunit (COG2176 DNA polymerase III, alpha subunit (gram-positive type)), protein MRFIAFDLETTGTVPGVDQIVEIGAVRFINGQPEAIFATLVDPQRPIPPGASAVNGIKDEMVQGKPLIESLLPSFAEFCGDDIIVAHNAPFDAQFLIADIKKYESVAPKGVVLDTLPIARKVFPGLPNYKLGTLVQHLKIPTTNFHRAEEDASYCGQLFFNMVKRISIGGNAPQLENLIALTGKPALKFPQIERQPKQMDLFGNLI, encoded by the coding sequence ATGAGATTCATAGCTTTTGACTTAGAGACCACAGGTACAGTTCCTGGCGTTGATCAGATTGTTGAGATCGGTGCCGTTCGTTTTATTAATGGCCAACCAGAAGCCATTTTTGCAACCCTTGTTGACCCTCAAAGACCCATTCCGCCGGGAGCTTCTGCGGTGAATGGTATTAAGGATGAAATGGTCCAAGGCAAACCTCTTATTGAAAGCCTACTGCCGTCATTTGCAGAGTTTTGTGGAGACGATATCATTGTTGCCCACAACGCCCCTTTCGATGCTCAGTTCTTAATTGCTGATATCAAAAAGTACGAAAGCGTTGCTCCCAAGGGAGTTGTTCTCGACACTCTTCCGATTGCTAGAAAAGTATTTCCAGGACTCCCAAACTACAAACTGGGAACACTGGTACAACACCTCAAAATTCCAACGACGAATTTCCATAGAGCGGAAGAGGATGCCTCGTATTGCGGGCAACTTTTCTTCAATATGGTTAAGAGAATTTCAATTGGCGGAAATGCTCCTCAATTAGAAAACCTCATTGCATTAACAGGTAAGCCTGCACTGAAGTTTCCTCAAATTGAAAGACAACCTAAACAGATGGATCTTTTCGGTAACCTTATCTAA
- a CDS encoding NH(3)-dependent NAD(+) synthetase (COG0388 Predicted amidohydrolase): MRIALAQINSRLADFSYNRSKILEFVHQASGRKCDLVIFPEASLFGYPSLDLLERSALVKEQISELKKLHKELPKGIAALVGFYEPNSAKRGRPYYNSAALVEKGKPIKVFRKELLAVGDVFDEGRFLESGDLKKNTFKYKNKKFLLTICEDIWAWGDKNGRSLHKENPLVKLKGERPDFVINMSASPFYLGKESVRKYFASETSRYFKCPLIYVNAVGAQDEIIFDGGSFVIDSQGKKKLSCLSFQEDINVIDTETLEPWSSVASLSKIEELHRALVLGIKDFCSKTGMTHVHLGSSGGIDSAVVAALATDALGPSAVTQVAMPGPHSSPVSEKLAENLARNLGNTFIKVPIQEMFKTVDQTLKGPFDFSTFGLTQENIQARLRGLVLMAYSNKTNSMLLNTSNKSEFASGYSTLYGDMCGGLSPLGDLTKEQVYELARYYNQEGEVIPSQIITRPPSAELRPDQKDSDSLPPYELLDAAVIHIVERCKAAKSEVETWLLQAIMKSEFKRWQAAPILKVSSHAFGRGRRYPIAHRARK, translated from the coding sequence ATGAGAATTGCCTTAGCTCAAATCAATTCACGCCTTGCAGATTTTTCTTATAATCGCTCTAAAATTTTAGAGTTTGTTCATCAAGCTTCAGGACGAAAATGCGATCTTGTTATTTTTCCCGAAGCTTCTTTGTTTGGTTATCCTTCTTTGGATCTTTTAGAGAGATCTGCCTTGGTGAAGGAACAAATCAGCGAATTAAAGAAGCTTCATAAAGAGTTGCCTAAGGGGATCGCGGCCCTTGTTGGGTTCTATGAACCAAACTCCGCAAAGCGTGGACGCCCGTATTATAATTCGGCAGCTCTCGTAGAAAAAGGAAAACCTATTAAGGTATTTCGTAAAGAACTTTTGGCTGTAGGCGATGTCTTTGATGAGGGACGATTCTTAGAGTCTGGCGATCTTAAAAAGAACACTTTCAAATATAAAAATAAAAAATTCCTACTAACTATCTGTGAAGATATTTGGGCTTGGGGAGATAAAAACGGACGCTCTTTGCATAAGGAAAACCCCTTAGTGAAGCTTAAGGGTGAGCGCCCAGATTTCGTGATCAACATGAGTGCTTCCCCTTTTTATTTGGGTAAAGAATCTGTTCGCAAATATTTCGCTTCAGAAACCAGTCGCTATTTTAAATGTCCGCTGATTTATGTAAACGCAGTGGGGGCTCAGGATGAAATTATTTTTGATGGTGGTAGTTTTGTCATCGATTCGCAAGGTAAGAAAAAATTAAGCTGCCTCTCTTTTCAAGAAGATATCAATGTCATTGACACAGAAACTCTTGAGCCTTGGAGTAGTGTAGCGTCGTTATCAAAAATTGAAGAATTGCATCGGGCACTTGTTTTAGGAATTAAAGATTTTTGCAGTAAAACGGGAATGACTCACGTGCACTTAGGATCTAGTGGTGGAATTGACTCAGCTGTTGTCGCAGCTCTTGCCACCGATGCTTTGGGTCCCAGTGCGGTAACTCAAGTTGCGATGCCAGGGCCCCATAGTTCTCCAGTGAGTGAAAAGCTTGCCGAAAATCTTGCGCGCAATTTGGGAAATACTTTTATTAAAGTACCTATTCAGGAAATGTTTAAAACTGTAGATCAGACTTTAAAGGGTCCTTTTGATTTTTCTACATTCGGTTTGACCCAAGAAAATATTCAAGCTCGTTTGCGAGGCTTGGTCCTTATGGCTTATTCAAACAAAACGAACTCGATGCTTTTAAACACGAGTAATAAGAGTGAATTTGCTTCAGGCTATTCTACGCTTTATGGAGACATGTGTGGTGGACTTTCGCCTTTGGGTGATCTCACTAAAGAACAAGTCTATGAGCTTGCACGCTATTATAATCAAGAAGGTGAAGTGATCCCTTCACAAATTATTACACGCCCCCCCTCTGCGGAACTTCGACCGGACCAGAAGGATTCAGATTCATTGCCTCCCTATGAACTTTTAGATGCAGCTGTTATTCATATCGTTGAAAGATGTAAGGCAGCAAAGTCAGAAGTGGAGACTTGGCTACTTCAGGCAATTATGAAGTCGGAATTTAAGAGGTGGCAGGCAGCGCCAATTTTGAAAGTTTCAAGTCATGCATTTGGGAGAGGGCGGCGGTATCCCATCGCCCATCGCGCAAGAAAGTAA
- a CDS encoding hypothetical protein (COG4911 Uncharacterized conserved protein), producing the protein MDNIIEINRRKFFTLEQARQLLPLVYRLTEEASKDVRTRVNRIDAYSDKNHPSVAGIETEINQIIDLWQAKIEKLGGAPKGLWMADFDNGEGYYCWKFPEIEINHWHGYQDGFSGRIVIE; encoded by the coding sequence TTGGATAACATCATTGAAATTAACAGACGTAAGTTCTTTACGCTGGAGCAAGCGCGCCAGTTATTGCCATTAGTTTACCGATTGACGGAAGAAGCAAGTAAGGACGTTCGCACCCGTGTGAACCGCATTGACGCATATTCTGATAAGAATCATCCGTCGGTAGCGGGAATTGAAACTGAAATAAATCAAATCATTGATCTTTGGCAGGCTAAAATTGAAAAACTTGGCGGAGCTCCTAAAGGGCTTTGGATGGCCGATTTTGACAACGGAGAGGGATACTATTGCTGGAAGTTCCCAGAGATTGAAATAAATCACTGGCATGGCTACCAGGATGGCTTTTCTGGGCGTATAGTCATTGAATGA
- a CDS encoding O-linked GlcNAc transferase (COG0457 FOG: TPR repeat) gives MENTLYPKCFKYILILAFVSLWATAPAIGKTKTKTKDELSEFEDLDIADTPSKATEDTTEKEPEIAKLSPHKNSQKPNETQEQYIDRLKAEIRKTPRNIHLLGDLAEELYKKQEYDKVVAVLWKHVERIDRDALLVLVRAHEKRGEHAEMIRSLNVLVGKDENDAEAYYWLGRAYSMARKNKETMESYQRAVELSPKLEAAYEGLIELYTNREPPNLYELRILYQDMVKHIGPRPEYLRKICDINTQDATYEPAYISCQEAIAKDPNTADAYVNLALALEGMKKHDEAMSTIRKAVAQFPQSEFAHYVYGKLLEDQKSFVEAMNSYKKATQSDAKSARSWLGLATSSFEIRKFDISLEAYKKACQLDKKTAVAFRRATTVLRNTKNIQWIGKFEEPSETCTF, from the coding sequence ATGGAAAACACTCTGTATCCTAAATGCTTTAAGTATATTCTGATCTTGGCTTTCGTCTCATTGTGGGCCACAGCGCCGGCAATAGGTAAGACTAAAACAAAGACAAAGGACGAGCTTTCAGAATTTGAAGACCTTGATATCGCAGACACTCCAAGCAAGGCCACTGAAGATACGACAGAAAAAGAACCCGAGATTGCAAAACTATCTCCCCATAAAAACTCTCAAAAACCCAATGAAACTCAAGAACAGTATATCGATCGCCTGAAGGCCGAAATACGTAAAACTCCGCGTAACATTCACTTACTTGGAGACCTTGCTGAGGAACTCTATAAAAAACAAGAATATGATAAGGTCGTTGCTGTCTTATGGAAACACGTTGAACGCATAGATCGTGACGCTTTGTTAGTTCTTGTACGGGCCCACGAAAAACGTGGCGAGCACGCTGAGATGATTCGTTCGCTTAACGTCCTTGTGGGCAAAGATGAAAACGATGCTGAAGCCTATTACTGGCTCGGTCGCGCCTACTCAATGGCCCGAAAGAATAAAGAGACCATGGAAAGTTACCAACGCGCCGTCGAGCTTTCGCCAAAGCTTGAAGCTGCCTACGAAGGACTTATCGAACTCTACACCAACCGTGAACCACCAAACCTTTATGAATTAAGAATTCTCTATCAAGACATGGTGAAACACATTGGACCGCGCCCAGAGTACTTGCGAAAAATCTGTGACATCAACACTCAAGATGCGACCTATGAGCCGGCCTATATCTCTTGCCAAGAGGCTATTGCCAAAGATCCAAACACTGCTGATGCTTACGTAAATCTTGCCCTAGCTCTAGAGGGTATGAAAAAGCACGACGAGGCCATGAGCACAATACGCAAAGCTGTTGCGCAGTTTCCTCAATCGGAGTTTGCTCACTACGTATATGGAAAGTTGCTTGAAGACCAAAAGAGCTTTGTAGAGGCTATGAATTCTTATAAGAAAGCCACTCAGTCGGACGCCAAATCTGCACGCTCTTGGTTAGGTTTAGCAACATCATCATTTGAAATTAGAAAGTTTGATATTTCTTTAGAGGCCTATAAAAAAGCCTGCCAACTCGATAAAAAAACCGCAGTGGCCTTTCGCAGAGCAACTACGGTTTTAAGAAATACAAAAAATATTCAATGGATTGGTAAGTTCGAGGAACCTTCAGAGACTTGCACCTTTTAG
- a CDS encoding hypothetical protein (COG0621 2-methylthioadenine synthetase), with the protein MKQETNNNVKKVHFISLGCPKNLVDSEIMAGTLMKDGYEVVGDAEEADTVIVNTCGFIEDSKKESIQRILDMSDLKQEGKIRKVVVAGCLTQRYKDDLVEGLPEADLFVGSGEFQNIAKILKDSDAGNKQKTFFNLPTYLQQESTPRVNSQPGHRAYLKISEGCMKRCAFCAIPLIRGNLQSRSLDAIVAEAKLLVAGGVKELIIISHDFTDYGWDIRKKDPTRKESPVELLKALEQVEGLHWIRLMYLYPDGITPEMVELLKNSKKIVKYFDMPLQHINDGVLKSMNRKMTRAQIVEALDAIRANIPDAVIRTQFIVGFPGETDESFEELLEFVSEQQFDRVGCFKYSPEENTPGGRMENQIDEDVKQYRHDALMEIQQNISREKHRDFVGKTIEVLVEGFSEETDLLLQGRFWGQAPDIDGVVLINDGEAKVGDIVKVQITDSLEYDLLGGIVSEEELAH; encoded by the coding sequence ATGAAACAAGAAACAAATAATAATGTAAAAAAAGTTCATTTCATTTCTCTAGGATGCCCTAAGAACTTAGTGGACAGCGAAATCATGGCCGGAACTTTGATGAAAGATGGTTACGAAGTGGTTGGTGATGCTGAAGAGGCTGATACCGTTATCGTAAACACTTGTGGTTTTATTGAAGATTCAAAAAAAGAATCCATCCAAAGAATTTTGGATATGAGTGACCTTAAGCAAGAGGGAAAGATCCGCAAAGTTGTGGTGGCTGGTTGTTTAACTCAAAGATATAAGGATGATTTGGTCGAAGGGCTTCCTGAGGCAGATCTATTCGTTGGTTCTGGTGAGTTCCAAAACATCGCAAAAATTCTTAAAGATTCAGATGCTGGCAATAAGCAAAAAACTTTCTTTAATCTTCCGACGTATTTGCAGCAAGAATCTACTCCGCGTGTAAATTCTCAACCAGGTCATCGTGCTTACTTGAAAATTTCAGAAGGATGTATGAAGCGTTGTGCATTCTGTGCGATTCCTTTGATCCGTGGGAACTTACAATCTCGCTCTCTTGACGCTATCGTTGCAGAAGCAAAACTTTTAGTCGCTGGCGGAGTTAAAGAGCTTATTATTATCTCTCACGATTTCACGGATTACGGCTGGGATATTCGTAAGAAAGATCCAACTCGTAAAGAGAGCCCTGTTGAATTATTGAAAGCCCTAGAACAAGTTGAAGGCCTTCATTGGATTCGTTTGATGTATCTGTATCCAGATGGAATCACACCTGAGATGGTTGAGCTTTTAAAGAATAGCAAAAAAATCGTAAAGTACTTTGATATGCCACTTCAGCATATTAATGACGGCGTTCTTAAGAGCATGAACAGAAAGATGACTAGAGCCCAAATCGTTGAGGCCTTGGATGCGATTCGCGCGAATATTCCGGATGCAGTTATTAGAACTCAGTTCATCGTGGGATTCCCAGGTGAAACAGACGAGAGCTTCGAAGAACTTCTAGAGTTTGTTTCTGAACAACAATTTGATCGCGTAGGCTGTTTCAAGTACTCACCTGAGGAGAATACTCCAGGTGGTCGCATGGAAAATCAAATTGATGAAGATGTGAAACAGTATCGTCATGATGCATTGATGGAAATTCAACAGAATATCTCCCGCGAAAAACACAGAGATTTTGTTGGAAAAACAATTGAAGTTTTAGTCGAAGGTTTCAGCGAAGAAACTGATTTATTACTTCAAGGTCGCTTCTGGGGACAGGCACCTGATATTGATGGAGTTGTTCTGATCAATGATGGGGAAGCAAAAGTCGGTGACATTGTTAAGGTGCAAATCACCGACAGTCTTGAGTACGATCTTCTGGGTGGGATTGTATCAGAAGAAGAGCTTGCACACTAA
- a CDS encoding outer membrane lipoprotein carrier protein (COG2834 Outer membrane lipoprotein-sorting protein), with the protein MFKSNILIGFLAITVFALTAAVKDNTNLQRISQKYKNAKLVEMDVEKTVTSTLLGRETKHSGKIYLSHGKFRWENETPEKSLLVFDGNTIWSEQTPPVELGGPVQVARGKVDKKNRSHILVSSLLGADLQGNFDITSEKIEGNQSTFVMKPKTDDLTIKSVTVVADTKDKTLREVRYEDEVGNETKIKLSNIQFLNKEKRKLFQYQPPKGAQVTDL; encoded by the coding sequence ATGTTTAAATCGAATATACTCATTGGATTTTTGGCGATCACTGTTTTTGCCCTGACGGCAGCGGTGAAGGACAATACGAATTTGCAGCGTATTTCGCAAAAATATAAAAATGCGAAGCTTGTGGAAATGGATGTGGAAAAGACTGTAACTTCCACATTGCTTGGGCGTGAGACAAAGCACTCAGGTAAAATCTATTTATCCCATGGTAAGTTCCGTTGGGAAAATGAAACTCCTGAAAAATCCCTTTTGGTGTTTGATGGCAACACGATCTGGAGTGAGCAAACTCCGCCGGTAGAGCTTGGTGGCCCTGTGCAGGTGGCGCGCGGAAAAGTGGATAAGAAAAACAGATCCCACATCCTAGTTTCTTCTTTGTTAGGTGCTGATCTACAAGGAAACTTTGATATCACCTCTGAGAAAATCGAAGGCAATCAAAGTACCTTTGTTATGAAGCCAAAGACAGATGATCTGACGATTAAGTCCGTGACTGTTGTTGCTGACACTAAAGATAAGACTCTTCGCGAAGTTCGCTACGAAGATGAAGTTGGTAACGAAACAAAAATTAAACTCAGCAATATCCAATTTTTAAACAAAGAAAAAAGAAAACTCTTTCAATATCAGCCTCCAAAAGGAGCGCAGGTGACGGATCTATGA
- a CDS encoding hypothetical protein (COG1040 Predicted amidophosphoribosyltransferases) — MEYEDLALPFVKTLYLWRPAQSDILSNLMLHLKGSLQARAWQYYAQKFLRIHLFSESRRFEKIIVVPAPAKGKARDHAFHWGQALSQGLGAHFLPCLRKSPSGDEGAHQRSKGRFERDLIRFEVSEKSSIPPISDLKTLWIFADDIYTTGSTARAANEALGSPVNFEVWALSKRSLSCGASKVLL; from the coding sequence TTGGAATACGAAGATCTGGCTCTTCCATTTGTGAAGACACTTTACCTCTGGCGTCCTGCCCAAAGTGATATTCTTTCAAACCTGATGCTTCATTTGAAGGGCTCTCTTCAAGCAAGGGCTTGGCAGTATTACGCGCAGAAATTCCTAAGAATTCATTTATTTTCAGAGTCTCGTAGATTTGAAAAGATCATCGTTGTGCCAGCTCCAGCAAAAGGCAAAGCGCGTGATCACGCATTCCATTGGGGTCAGGCGCTCTCTCAGGGGCTAGGCGCCCATTTTCTCCCCTGTTTAAGGAAGTCCCCTAGTGGCGATGAGGGAGCTCATCAAAGGAGCAAGGGGAGGTTTGAGCGCGATCTGATTCGATTTGAGGTGAGTGAAAAATCTTCCATCCCCCCAATTTCAGATCTCAAAACGCTCTGGATTTTTGCTGATGATATTTATACAACAGGCTCGACAGCTAGAGCTGCCAACGAAGCTTTAGGCAGCCCTGTAAATTTTGAAGTATGGGCCCTTTCTAAAAGGTCCCTCTCTTGCGGAGCATCTAAGGTTCTGTTATAA
- a CDS encoding hypothetical protein (COG1576 Uncharacterized conserved protein): MKFVLMTLASAREPWAEQAADLYKKKISHFCSFDIISLKPKKSSRSEAHYKKTEESALILENLSSDDFVVLMDERGKKFDSIEFSKKIEAILMSSKKRAVFIIGGAFGVDESVRERADLVVSFSPMVFNHLLAQTMCLEQIYRGFTIIKNLPYHNI, translated from the coding sequence ATGAAATTTGTTTTGATGACACTGGCCTCAGCCCGAGAACCTTGGGCTGAGCAAGCAGCAGATCTTTATAAAAAGAAAATCTCCCACTTCTGCTCATTCGATATTATCTCTTTAAAGCCAAAAAAATCTTCCCGCTCCGAAGCTCACTATAAAAAAACAGAAGAATCCGCCCTGATCTTAGAAAATTTAAGCAGTGACGACTTCGTGGTACTTATGGATGAGAGAGGAAAAAAATTTGACTCCATCGAGTTTTCCAAAAAGATAGAAGCTATTTTGATGAGTTCCAAGAAAAGAGCTGTCTTTATCATTGGGGGTGCATTTGGTGTCGACGAGAGTGTCCGAGAAAGAGCCGATCTGGTAGTTTCTTTTTCTCCGATGGTCTTTAACCATCTTTTAGCGCAGACAATGTGTCTTGAGCAAATCTATCGGGGATTTACAATCATCAAAAATCTTCCCTACCATAACATTTAA
- a CDS encoding nicotinate-nucleotide adenylyltransferase (COG1057 Nicotinic acid mononucleotide adenylyltransferase) — MKIGIFGGSFNPPHMGHINAIQTVAKKLGLDKVHVVPAAQSPLKTPIEGPSSEERLKLTELAFSQYGDLFFVDNQEIKRGGVSYTIDTIETLKKTYPTDDLFLVIGADKFEELADWKDYKKILELSNIVVTTRPGYETPESLEEMPEFLKSLVSDFDFNFIDLKSGRSIEFITLRDIEISSTEVRKWLRTGKPVEKYLPLAVESYIKEAKLYRNLGDRIGDFKAFTEFCANILFAKKGINVKAFDLTKMAAPSEYTLIASGTSTRHASSMAENLALAVKEEYNVFPQSIEGVDDGRWVLVDYGSLIIHVFYDFVRQEYSLENLWREGVDMGLKDPHGAKSNS, encoded by the coding sequence ATGAAAATAGGTATCTTTGGTGGCAGTTTTAATCCTCCACATATGGGTCACATAAATGCTATCCAAACTGTAGCTAAGAAACTTGGCTTAGATAAAGTGCATGTGGTTCCTGCGGCGCAAAGTCCTTTAAAGACTCCGATCGAAGGCCCTTCATCTGAAGAAAGACTTAAGTTAACTGAGTTAGCATTTTCTCAATACGGCGATCTTTTCTTTGTCGACAATCAAGAGATCAAGCGCGGTGGCGTTAGTTACACAATCGATACTATTGAGACCTTAAAGAAGACTTATCCTACGGATGATTTATTCTTGGTGATCGGTGCTGATAAGTTTGAAGAGTTAGCTGATTGGAAAGACTATAAAAAGATCCTAGAGCTTTCTAATATCGTCGTAACAACTCGTCCAGGATATGAGACTCCTGAATCTTTAGAAGAGATGCCTGAGTTTTTAAAGTCCCTAGTGTCGGATTTTGATTTTAACTTCATTGATTTAAAATCCGGTCGCAGTATTGAGTTTATTACTCTACGAGATATCGAAATTTCTTCGACTGAAGTTAGAAAGTGGCTACGTACCGGGAAGCCGGTAGAAAAATATCTACCACTAGCTGTAGAGTCTTATATCAAGGAAGCCAAACTTTATCGTAACCTTGGCGATCGCATTGGCGATTTTAAAGCCTTCACAGAATTTTGTGCGAACATCTTGTTTGCAAAAAAAGGTATTAACGTAAAGGCATTTGACCTGACAAAGATGGCAGCTCCAAGTGAATACACGTTGATTGCCTCAGGAACTTCAACTCGTCATGCCTCTTCAATGGCTGAAAATTTAGCACTAGCAGTTAAAGAGGAATACAATGTATTCCCTCAAAGTATTGAAGGTGTTGATGATGGACGTTGGGTTCTAGTCGATTACGGTTCTTTGATCATTCATGTTTTCTACGATTTTGTTCGCCAAGAATACAGCCTTGAGAACTTATGGAGAGAAGGCGTGGATATGGGCCTTAAAGATCCGCATGGTGCAAAATCTAACTCATGA
- a CDS encoding GTPase ObgE (COG0536 Predicted GTPase) → MKFVDEVKITIASGRGGQGCVSFRREAKLPRGGPDGGDGGKGGDVIIKTSPHMNSLMDFRPNKTYAARNGQMGSGRQRTGQDGENLTLVVPEGTIFRNLDGEIVIDMTGVDEVTLLKGGRGGKGNEFFKNSVNQAPTYAQPGEDGESMDVVLELKLIADAGIIGFPNAGKSTLISNVSAARPKIADYPFTTLTPNLGVVRAGDHASFVMADIPGIIKGAHEGIGLGIQFLKHVERTSLFIHVIDISGHSGRDPLQDYRDINYELKMYDEMNKEKEGFFPLSTRQQFVVLNKIDTLFEDEVDRWKNSFKKEIGSEPYALSAVTGKNVKEFVQALSKIILNEEEEV, encoded by the coding sequence ATGAAGTTCGTAGATGAAGTTAAGATTACAATAGCCTCTGGTAGAGGCGGGCAGGGCTGCGTGAGTTTCCGTCGAGAGGCGAAGTTACCTCGTGGTGGTCCAGATGGTGGTGATGGTGGTAAGGGCGGCGACGTCATTATTAAAACTTCCCCTCACATGAACTCTTTAATGGATTTCCGTCCTAATAAGACCTACGCCGCTCGAAATGGGCAAATGGGCAGTGGTCGCCAGCGTACGGGTCAAGATGGAGAAAATCTGACTCTCGTTGTTCCTGAAGGAACAATTTTTAGAAATCTTGATGGTGAAATCGTTATCGACATGACCGGCGTTGATGAGGTGACTCTTTTAAAGGGTGGCCGTGGCGGTAAGGGTAATGAGTTTTTTAAAAACTCTGTCAACCAAGCGCCTACATATGCTCAACCGGGTGAAGATGGCGAATCTATGGATGTGGTTTTAGAATTGAAGCTCATTGCCGACGCTGGAATTATTGGATTCCCAAATGCTGGTAAGTCGACTTTAATTTCAAATGTATCAGCGGCAAGGCCCAAGATCGCAGACTATCCGTTTACAACACTTACGCCGAACCTTGGGGTTGTGCGCGCGGGGGACCATGCCTCTTTCGTGATGGCTGATATCCCAGGAATTATTAAAGGTGCCCATGAAGGCATCGGTCTTGGTATTCAGTTCCTAAAGCACGTTGAGAGAACTAGTTTGTTTATTCATGTTATTGATATTTCAGGTCACAGCGGAAGAGATCCTCTTCAAGACTATCGCGATATTAACTATGAACTAAAGATGTACGACGAAATGAATAAAGAGAAAGAAGGTTTCTTCCCTCTTTCTACACGTCAGCAGTTTGTAGTTTTAAATAAGATCGATACATTGTTCGAAGACGAAGTTGATCGCTGGAAGAATTCATTCAAAAAAGAAATTGGTTCTGAGCCTTATGCACTTTCTGCAGTGACTGGCAAGAACGTCAAAGAATTCGTTCAAGCCTTGAGTAAAATTATTCTTAATGAGGAAGAAGAAGTATGA